ACCGCGCGGCGGGATATCCGCATCTGGCGGGGCGAGCACGATATCGTCGAGCAGTCTTCGGACGATATCTGGGCGGCGGTCGTGGCCTCCGTCCGCGAGGCCATGGCGCTGTCCGGCATCGAGCCGTCGGCCGTGCGGGGCCTCGGCTTCGACGCTACATGCTCTCTGGTGGTGGTCGGGCCGGGCGGCAAGGGCCTGCCCGTCGGCCCCAGCGAGGATCCCGCCCGCGACATCATCGTCTGGATGGACCACCGCGCGCTGGAGCAGGCCGCCCGCATCAACGCGACGGGGCACAAGGTGCTGCGCTATGTCGGCGGCGTCATTTCGCCCGAGATGGAGACACCCAAGCTTCTCTGGCTGAAGGAGAACCGGCCCGCCATCTTTGCCGATGCCGAGCATTTCTTCGACCTTGCGGACTATCTCACCTTCCGCGCCACCGGCAGCCTGACGCGCTCCGTCTGCACGCTGACCTGCAAATGGACCTACCTTGCGCATGAGAGGCGGTGGGACCCGGATTATTTCCACACGATCGGGCTCGGCGAACTGGCGGAAGAAGGCTTCGTGCGTATCGGCACCGATGTCGCCGACATCGGCGAGCCGATCAGCGGCGGCCTGACGCAGGCGGCGGCAGCGGAGCTGGGGCTCCAGCCCGGCACGGCCGTCGGTGCGCCGGCCATCGACGCCCATGCGGGCGGCATCGGCACTTTGGGCGCCAGCCGCGACGGCGTCGCCGCCGAGCCTGCATCCGAGCTCGCCTTCATCATGGGCACCTCCTCATGCGCCATGGCCGTCACCCGGGAGGCCGCCTTCGTCGACGGCGTGTGGGGCCCGTACCGGGATTCTCTCCTGCCGGGTTACTGGCTGCTGGAAGGGGGGCAATCGGCCTATGGCGCCGGTCTGGACTTCCTGGTATCGCTGCATCCCGCCCATGCCGCCGTGCGGCAGGCGGCCGAGGCGCGGGGCCTGTCGCTGCTCAGCGAGCTCGAGCGCCGGGCCATCGAGGCCGCCGGTTCGGTGGAAGAGGCGGCGCGGCTGGCGCGCAGCCTGCATGTGGTGCCCGAATTTCTCGGCAATCGCTCGCCGGAGGCGGACCCGGCCGCCACGGCCGCTATAACCGGGCTGACGCTGGATGCCAGCGAGAACGCGCTGGTGCGCCTGTTCGTGGCCGGCCTGTGCGGCCTGTCCTACGGTACGGGCGACATCGTCCGGGCCATGGCCGAAAAGGGCGTGGCTCTGGACGCCATCGTCGTATCGGGCGGCGCGGCGCGCTCGCCCCTTCTGCGGCGCATCCTGTCCGATGCCACCGGCATGCGCGTCGTTCTGCCCAAGACGGCCGAGCCGGTGCTTTTGGGCAGCGCCATCATCGGCGCCGTGGCTGCCCGAGCCTTTCCGGATCTGTCGGGGGCCGCCGCCCATATGTGCGGCATCGGGGACGAGACCGTGCCAAACCCTGATCTTGCGGAGTTCCACGCCCGCAAGCGTGCGGCCTACGACATACTCCGCCGGGCGGAGAGAGAGGTTCGCGCGTTGGGCAGGTGACTGTCCAGCGCCAGCGCGGTGCGGCGCACGCCTTCCGCGATGCGGTCCGCCGGGATGGACGAATAGGCCATCCGGAAAAATCGGCACGGGGCGTCCGGGTCTGGAAAGAACGGTGAGCCGGATTCGATCAGCACGCCGTCGCTGCGCAACTCCTCGACCAGCCGGTCGGCATCCGTGCCATGCGGCCCCTCGATCCAGAACGAGGTGCCGCCGCTTGCCGCATTGCTGGCGATGTCCAGCCCGGCCGCGGCCAGCGACGCCGCCATGACCTCGTGCCGCTCGGCGTAGGCAAGGCGCATGCGCCGGATGACGGCGTCGTAATGGCCGAGCGCCAGGAAATAGGCCGCCGTGCGCTGGAGATGGCCGGGCGGGTGCCGCAGGATCAGGGCACGCAGCGCCCGGGCCTCGCGGATAACCGGTGCCGGCGCCACGAGATAGCCAAGCCGCAAGCCCGGGAAAAGCGATTTGGAGAAGCTGCCGATGTAGAAGACGCGTCCGCTTCGGTCGATGGATTTCAGGGCCGGCATCGGTGGTGCGAGAAAGCTCATCTCGAACTCGTAATCATCCTCCAGGATCACGAAATCCCGGCGTTCCGCTTCGTCCAGCAAGTGCTGGCGGCGCTCCAGCGGCATGCGGACCGATGTCGGGCTCTGGTGGCTGGGTGTCACCACCACGGCATCCAGCCGTGCCGGGAGGTTGCCGGGCGGCAGGCCCATGCGGTCCACGTCGACGCGCCATACCTTTGCGCCGGAATGGTGCAGGGCGGCGAAGATATCCGGATGGCAGGGGTTTTCGCAGGCGGCGTGCGTGCCCCGCCGCAGGATAAGCTGGACGGCCAGCCACAAGGCATTCTGCGCACCGAGCGTAACGAGGATCTCTTCCGGCTGGGCCCTGATGCCCCGGCGCGGCAAGGTGCGCGAACAGATATAGCTGACAAGCTGCATATCGTCGGCGGCGGCGAAATCGCCGGCCATATGCTCGAAGTCGCCGGGGCTCAGCGCGCGCCGCGCACAATCGCGCCAGCCGCGCAGGTCGAACAGCGACCGGTCCATCTGGCCGTACAGGAAAGGGTAGGGGTAGCGGTGCCAGTCCAGCGGCTTGCGGATGGGCTTGACGCCGCCGAAGTGCTGCTTCAGCCGTGTCTCCCAGTCTATCTGGCGGTCCG
This genomic window from Aureimonas sp. OT7 contains:
- a CDS encoding FGGY-family carbohydrate kinase, with the translated sequence MMDAFIGVDVGTGSARAGVFDDTGKLLGTARRDIRIWRGEHDIVEQSSDDIWAAVVASVREAMALSGIEPSAVRGLGFDATCSLVVVGPGGKGLPVGPSEDPARDIIVWMDHRALEQAARINATGHKVLRYVGGVISPEMETPKLLWLKENRPAIFADAEHFFDLADYLTFRATGSLTRSVCTLTCKWTYLAHERRWDPDYFHTIGLGELAEEGFVRIGTDVADIGEPISGGLTQAAAAELGLQPGTAVGAPAIDAHAGGIGTLGASRDGVAAEPASELAFIMGTSSCAMAVTREAAFVDGVWGPYRDSLLPGYWLLEGGQSAYGAGLDFLVSLHPAHAAVRQAAEARGLSLLSELERRAIEAAGSVEEAARLARSLHVVPEFLGNRSPEADPAATAAITGLTLDASENALVRLFVAGLCGLSYGTGDIVRAMAEKGVALDAIVVSGGAARSPLLRRILSDATGMRVVLPKTAEPVLLGSAIIGAVAARAFPDLSGAAAHMCGIGDETVPNPDLAEFHARKRAAYDILRRAEREVRALGR
- a CDS encoding PLP-dependent aminotransferase family protein; protein product: MARISEAIFFVDRGAPTGLQSQIRETLVSGILSGRLIPGARLPSSRRLASYLGIARITVTLAYQELAAQGYIEVGARRVFRISEQAPVKRVRPLETERPDRQIDWETRLKQHFGGVKPIRKPLDWHRYPYPFLYGQMDRSLFDLRGWRDCARRALSPGDFEHMAGDFAAADDMQLVSYICSRTLPRRGIRAQPEEILVTLGAQNALWLAVQLILRRGTHAACENPCHPDIFAALHHSGAKVWRVDVDRMGLPPGNLPARLDAVVVTPSHQSPTSVRMPLERRQHLLDEAERRDFVILEDDYEFEMSFLAPPMPALKSIDRSGRVFYIGSFSKSLFPGLRLGYLVAPAPVIREARALRALILRHPPGHLQRTAAYFLALGHYDAVIRRMRLAYAERHEVMAASLAAAGLDIASNAASGGTSFWIEGPHGTDADRLVEELRSDGVLIESGSPFFPDPDAPCRFFRMAYSSIPADRIAEGVRRTALALDSHLPNARTSLSARRSMS